The Oceanispirochaeta sp. genome has a window encoding:
- the pgk gene encoding phosphoglycerate kinase — ESVDHINVPEGKLAMDIGPKTIAAIKVRIMAAKTVVWNGPMGVFEFDKFSKGTAEVAGFVAECKGTTVVGGGDSVAAVNKFHLADKIDHVSTGVGASLEYLEGKALPGVVALKK; from the coding sequence GAGTCTGTAGATCACATCAATGTCCCCGAGGGGAAACTGGCCATGGATATCGGTCCCAAGACAATTGCCGCGATTAAAGTTAGAATCATGGCCGCCAAGACAGTCGTCTGGAATGGCCCTATGGGTGTTTTCGAATTTGATAAATTCTCCAAAGGAACTGCCGAAGTCGCTGGATTTGTAGCTGAATGCAAGGGAACGACCGTTGTTGGCGGTGGTGACTCTGTGGCAGCGGTAAATAAGTTTCATCTGGCAGATAAAATTGATCATGTTTCGACCGGAGTTGGTGCATCCCTTGAATATCTTGAAGGCAAAGCCCTGCCCGGTGTTGTAGCCCTTAAGAAATAA
- the tpiA gene encoding triose-phosphate isomerase, whose translation MRNYLIAGNWKMNKTPSEAAALAKEIVPLVKNADCRVMVAPSFVCIPAVLEVLKGSNVIVAAQNMAGAESGAFTGETSVLMLKDLGVKMVILGHSERRHVYGETNEQINEKVKLALAHALTPVLCIGELLEEREAGKAESVCFEQLEKGLSGVSEAEMDNVVIAYDPVWAIGTGKTATPEDADAIHAACRKKVAALYSEAAAEKVVIQYGGSMNPGNVKTLMAMDNIDGGLIGGAALKADSFADLVNFNK comes from the coding sequence ATGAGAAATTACCTAATCGCTGGAAACTGGAAAATGAACAAGACTCCCTCCGAGGCTGCTGCCCTGGCAAAAGAAATTGTTCCCCTTGTAAAAAATGCGGATTGCAGAGTCATGGTTGCCCCATCCTTTGTTTGTATCCCCGCCGTATTGGAAGTCCTCAAGGGAAGTAATGTCATTGTGGCCGCTCAGAACATGGCTGGAGCCGAATCCGGAGCTTTTACAGGTGAAACTTCCGTTCTGATGCTCAAGGATCTGGGTGTGAAAATGGTCATTCTTGGACATTCAGAAAGACGTCATGTCTATGGTGAAACCAATGAGCAGATCAATGAAAAGGTCAAACTGGCATTGGCTCATGCCCTGACACCTGTTCTGTGTATCGGTGAATTGCTGGAAGAAAGAGAAGCGGGAAAAGCCGAGTCTGTCTGTTTTGAACAGCTTGAAAAAGGTCTTTCAGGCGTTTCTGAAGCTGAAATGGACAATGTGGTCATTGCTTATGATCCTGTATGGGCTATCGGTACAGGTAAAACTGCCACTCCCGAAGATGCAGATGCCATTCACGCCGCCTGCAGAAAGAAAGTTGCCGCTCTTTATTCCGAGGCAGCCGCAGAGAAAGTTGTTATTCAATACGGTGGATCTATGAACCCCGGAAACGTCAAGACTCTGATGGCAATGGACAATATTGATGGCGGACTAATCGGCGGAGCCGCCCTTAAGGCAGATTCTTTTGCAGATCTTGTGAATTTCAATAAATAA
- the secG gene encoding preprotein translocase subunit SecG yields MGIIGTLLIILFVVASALLILFVLLQDDQGEGLGGLFGGSSGSPFGGAANNGLVKITGILGTIFMVGSLLVALAVRTPNSNNVLSEARKINAENSTGDWWEGDVQSGTEEGSALVIPED; encoded by the coding sequence ATGGGTATTATTGGAACTTTACTGATCATCCTCTTTGTTGTTGCCAGTGCGCTGCTGATTCTGTTCGTACTATTGCAGGACGATCAGGGAGAAGGGCTGGGCGGTCTGTTCGGCGGATCTAGCGGATCACCTTTTGGTGGAGCTGCAAACAATGGTTTGGTCAAAATAACAGGAATACTAGGGACCATTTTTATGGTCGGTTCATTATTGGTTGCTTTAGCAGTTAGAACTCCAAACAGCAATAATGTTCTTAGTGAAGCCAGAAAAATCAATGCTGAAAACAGCACTGGTGACTGGTGGGAAGGAGATGTTCAGAGTGGAACTGAAGAGGGCAGTGCCTTAGTCATTCCGGAGGACTGA